The genomic window AAATGAAGTTCCTAGCACCTCGTCTTCATAAAGTGCAGACAGATCCCAACCTCTAGCATCTATCCATGAAGCAACATCTGTGAAAGTGAGTACATAATCGATGATTTTTTTGTTTTTTAAAAAATTATATTTATCAGCTTCCATTTTTTTTGCGATACACGGCCCTATAAAAGCTATTTTTTTATATGGATATTTGTCTTTTAGGTGTTCTGCTAATGCAGCCATAGGAGACGGAGCGTGAGAAATATATTTTTCCATGTTAGGCTGGTGCTTCTTTATGTAGCTATAAAAAGCAGGACAACATGATGTGGTCATTTTATCTGGATTATTATTTATCATCTCTGCTTCTTCTTCTGCAACCATATCAGCTCCGACAGCCGCTTCTATAGCATCTGAAAAACCTAGTTTTTTAAATAAAGTTTTTATTTTTCCAGCAGAGACAGTGTGACCAAACTGAGATACTATAGCCGGTGCATAGATTGCAATAATCTCCTCTTTATTTTTTATAGCATGGACTGTGTCTAAAACTTGGGTTGGAGATTCGATTGCTCCAAATGGGCAGGCAACATGGCAGGCACCACAGGCCACGCATTTATCCATATCTATATCTGCGGCCCCTTTTTCATCTTTGGTTATGGCGTCAAGTGAGCATGCCCTCTCACAAGGTCTTTCTAGTTTTACAATAGCGTAGTAGTCGCATGATTTTGCACAAAGACCGCAACCGATACACTTTTCCGGAATTATTTTTGCTCTTCCCTCTTCAAACACAATGGCATCTCTAGGACAGACATTTGTACAGTTGTGGGCGATACAGTTTCTACAAAGATCTGTGGCATAAAATTTTCCAGATGGACAGACATCACACGCCTCTTTTATGACTCTCACATACTTATGCTTTCCCCTCAACTCATCATTTTTGTGAAAAAAACTTGAGTCAAGATGGTCTACGAGTTCAAAAAGTTCCAAATCCCTTGTTTTTTCATAATCAAAATCAAGATAAATTTTGATTCTTTGTTTTAGAATCTCCCTCTCCCTGTAGATATTGTTTCTGTACACAGGGTTATCTCCTGGGAGAATCTTTCTTACAAGTTTAGGAAATTTTTCTCTAAGTAGATCCTTTTCGTAAAGGGACACGATAGTCTTTAAAGTGTCTCTTCTAAGCTCCATTGCCTTGTTAAATACAAAGTTACGCATGACTAAATCACTCCTTTATGTTAAAAAAATAACTAATTTTCTTAAAAAGAGACCTACCTTTTTTTTTTGTGAAAAGGCAGGTACATAAGAGCAAAACAGATAAAAGTTATAATTTCTAAGCATACAATATAGTACGGCCAAGGGCCCATATAATCTAAAGGACTCCTGAAGGAAGGTTTATAGTTAACAAACATGTAGTTTGTCCCTAACATAAGATTTATAAAGAAAATTATTATAAAGGCAAAATTTACATACTTAAAGGCTTTTATAAGATTTTTAAAGGTTGGTTTGAAATTGAAAGTCTTTATACAAGATACAGCGGAAAAAATAAGATAAAAGTGTGTTAAGAAAAAAATTATATTTAGAAGATGGGGAAAATTTATCCTTACTTCTGGAGTGAGAAGGGCAAATACCGTACCTGCACTCCAAAAGTACGTAAGGTTTAAAAAAAATCTACTTCCAGAGATCATAGCAATAATTGCAGCTATAAGAGTCAGATTGCAAAGGTGAAGGGGAAGTAAAAATCTGATAGGTTCATCTAGAACTATAAGCCTATACGCCAATTCACTTATCTTTAAAATTCCAATAATAATAGCAGAGTTCCTGGCAAATTTCTTTTTATTTTCCACCTTTAAAGATAAAATGATAAAAAGAAAAGTAATAAGAGAGTAAGATACCAGATAGAAAAAATGCTCTTTGCTGAATAGCTCAAACTTGTTCAAAAGACCACCTACCTGTGGAATCCAAGATCGGCGGGATTGATATCCCCGGAAATATATTCTATTTTTCCGCCCAAAGATTCATATTTTTTTCTCAGTTCTATCACAAGATCAACTAACTTTAAAGTTTCCTCTTTTTGATCTTGACGTTTTATTATTCCTTTGGACCAAAAATAAATTACAAGGTTACTATCGCCATAGATATTTCTTATATTTTCTTTTAAAGCTATTTTCATGGCACAGTAGAGTCCTAGAAGTTCTCCGAAGTTATTTGTCATTCCCTCTTCTGTAAGATAGTTTCCGTGGGAAGTGATTTTTTTCGAAGGGATACACTGGTCTAATATGCTGTTCCCCATTTTGTCTGTAACCCTTACTTCAACCCCTATACCCCTTCCCGTA from uncultured Ilyobacter sp. includes these protein-coding regions:
- a CDS encoding TIGR02206 family membrane protein, which encodes MNKFELFSKEHFFYLVSYSLITFLFIILSLKVENKKKFARNSAIIIGILKISELAYRLIVLDEPIRFLLPLHLCNLTLIAAIIAMISGSRFFLNLTYFWSAGTVFALLTPEVRINFPHLLNIIFFLTHFYLIFSAVSCIKTFNFKPTFKNLIKAFKYVNFAFIIIFFINLMLGTNYMFVNYKPSFRSPLDYMGPWPYYIVCLEIITFICFALMYLPFHKKKR
- a CDS encoding monomeric [FeFe] hydrogenase; protein product: MRNFVFNKAMELRRDTLKTIVSLYEKDLLREKFPKLVRKILPGDNPVYRNNIYREREILKQRIKIYLDFDYEKTRDLELFELVDHLDSSFFHKNDELRGKHKYVRVIKEACDVCPSGKFYATDLCRNCIAHNCTNVCPRDAIVFEEGRAKIIPEKCIGCGLCAKSCDYYAIVKLERPCERACSLDAITKDEKGAADIDMDKCVACGACHVACPFGAIESPTQVLDTVHAIKNKEEIIAIYAPAIVSQFGHTVSAGKIKTLFKKLGFSDAIEAAVGADMVAEEEAEMINNNPDKMTTSCCPAFYSYIKKHQPNMEKYISHAPSPMAALAEHLKDKYPYKKIAFIGPCIAKKMEADKYNFLKNKKIIDYVLTFTDVASWIDARGWDLSALYEDEVLGTSFGWGFAHTGGVANAVSEKLEKDVTVIHMNGLAEGKESFAAFEKAGDYTLLEGMGCRGGCIAGPSILQNPKVARVMLMKVGSKK